A region of Lycium barbarum isolate Lr01 chromosome 1, ASM1917538v2, whole genome shotgun sequence DNA encodes the following proteins:
- the LOC132616167 gene encoding uncharacterized protein LOC132616167 — translation MKKYFTKVSKSSSGYHSQPNWEENVNHLVAPLQFSQEFDLSSLEADPGERTQILDFHPNHRDAIRRDYLQKRPCQPQLKVFPQTLISGDMRRFNRDWYVEVPDWNWNKKDSLAKHIGGPNSIHSQSKRKCEDLMRQQQSIHAAFDKQLNQDKHGYEIRLATSIRVVRLLVKQGLAFRGHDESKALRNREIVLACKIETIKGIIKELNGDYFSLLVDESFDVSRKEQMAVVLRYVNRMGFVMERLLDIVHVKNTSALALKGAIVNLLSQHSLSLSCVRGQCYDGASNMQGDINGLKMLIKKESRSAHSIHCFAHQLQSTLVGVSKKCLQVGELVHLVSDILNVLAASYKRMDEYRESQRKRIQEALEKGELKTGRGLHQELGISRACDTRWGSHFKFFNCFILQFGTIMDVLDTIVETAHSLDESARATGYIRAAQTYEYMLTKKEQDIANAMRLVNVARIRLQELREDKRWDLFVAEVSTFCVKYNIVVPNFDESYVNSGRFRRKPVDYTFLHHYHVDVFCKIIDWQLQELNDRFDEETTELLYGVARLNPIDSFSSFDIQKIMRMAKLYPDDFDEFSMCSLENQLANYIIDVRDIDKRFSDLNGLCDLSKRLVQTKKHSCYPLVFRLVKFALLLPIATASVERAFSAMKFIKNELRSRMNDEFLSGCMVPFVEKDMFNDVSTDDIILTFQAMKPRRVVL, via the exons ATGAAGAAGTATTTCACCAAAGTATCAAAATCAAGTTCGGGCTATCATAGTCAACCAAATTGGGAAGAAAACGTGAATCATTTAGTAGCACCATTGCAATTTTCTCAAGAGTTCGATTTAAGTTCTTTAGAGGCTGATCCAGGTGAAAGAACTCAGATCTTGGACTTTCATCCAAATCATCGTGATGCTATTAGAAGAGATTATCTTCAAAAACGTCCTTGTCAACCTCAATTGAAAGTTTTTCCTCAAACGTTGATTTCTGGAGATATGCGTCGTTTCAATCGTGATTGGTATGTTGAAGTTCCTGATTG GAATTGGAACAAAAAGGATAGTTTGGCAAAACATATTGGTGGGCCGAATAGCATCCATAGTCAATCAAAAAGAAAATGTGAAGATCTAATGCGGCAACAACAATCTATTCATGCTGCATTTGATAAGCAACTTAATCAAGATAAGCATGGATATGAGATTCGCTTAGCAACTTCAATTCGTGTAGTGAGACTTCTTGTGAAACAAGGATTGGCATTTCGGGGTCATGATGAATCTAAAGCATTGCGTAACAGag AAATTGTGCTTGCTTGCAAGATTGAAACAATTAAGGGTATCATAAAGGAATTAAATGGTGACTATTTTTCCTTATTGGTTGATGAATCTTTTGATGTATCACGCAAGGAGCAAATGGCGGTTGTTTTACGATATGTTAATAGAATGGGATTTGTGATGGAGCGACTTCTTGACATTGTTCATGTTAAAAATACTAGTGCTTTAGCTTTAAAAGGTGCAATTGTCAATTTACTTTCTCAACATTCCTTGAGTCTATCTTGTGTGCGTGGACAATGCTATGATGGAGCAAGTAATATGCAAGGTGATATCAATGGCCTTAAAATGTTGATTAAGAAAGAAAGTAGATCGGCTCATTCCATTCATTGTTTTGCTCATCAACTTCAATCAACTCTTGTTGGTGTTTCAAAAAAATGTCTTCAAGTGGGAGAACTTGTACATTTGGTTTCGGATATTTTGAATGTGTTGGCGGCTTCTTATAAACGTATGGATGAATATCGAGAATCTCAAAGGAAAAGAATTCAAGAGGCTTTAGAAAAGGGCGAGCTTAAAACTGGTAGGGGCTTGCATCAAGAACTTGGTATTTCTAGAGCTTGTGATACTCGTTGGGGATCTCACTTCAAATTTTTTAATTGTTTTATTCTTCAATTTGGTACAATAATGGATGTACTTGATACTATTGTTGAAACTGCACATAGTTTGGATGAAAGTGCCAGGGCAACAGGATATATTAGAGCTGCTCAAACGTACGAG TACATGCTTACAAAAAAAGAGCAAGATATTGCGAATGCCATGCGACTTGTTAATGTGGCAAGGATAAGGTTGCAAGAGCTAAGGGAAGATAAAAGATGGGATTTGTTTGTTGCTGAGGTATCTACGTTTTGTGTCAAGTATAATATTGTGGTACCTAATTTTGATGAGTCGTATGTTAACTCAGGGAGATTTCGGCGTAAACCTGTTGATTATACTTTCTTGCATCATTATCATGTTGATGTATTTTGTAAAATAATTGATTGGCAACTGCAAGAACTTAATGATCGTTTTGATGAGGAGACAACTGAGTTGCTTTATGGAGTTGCTCGTTTGAATCCGATAGACTCATTTTCAAGTTTTGACATCCAGAAAATAATGAGAATGGCTAAATTATATCCTgatgactttgatgaatttagTATGTGTTCTCTTGAGAATCAGCTTGCGAATTACATTATTGATGTTCGTGATATTGATAAAAGGTTCTCCGATTTAAATGGGCTTTGTGATCTTTCAAAAAGACTGGTTCAGACAAAAAAGCATTCATGTTATCCTCTTGTATTTCGTTTAGtgaaatttgctttgcttctccCAATTGCCACTGCATCCGTTGAAAGAGCTTTTTCGGCAATGAAGTTTATTAAGAATGAGTTGCGGAGTCGAATGAATGATGAATTCTTGAGCGGTTGCATGGTTCCTTTTGTGGAAAAAGATATGTTTAATGATGTTTCAACTGATGATATTATTTTGACTTTTCAAGCAATGAAACCTCGTCGAGTAGTGCTATAA